One Ornithorhynchus anatinus isolate Pmale09 chromosome 2, mOrnAna1.pri.v4, whole genome shotgun sequence DNA segment encodes these proteins:
- the TMEM186 gene encoding transmembrane protein 186 — MAGILRAWSQAPALRLRSPLPPGLRWHRKPISSRRAGSLAPGAQKELPATTRGPPTDDKFLPIYRFPGIRLCGSLSRLKVLQTALTVLALPPGVYLYARGLLPPQALALLGGGAGFALAMLCWISFFLRRLVGFMYVNEAGTVLRVAHLNFWGRRRDTLCPVASVVPLSEGSDRPRDLFVRLRRYDGGQTFYFTLRFGRVLDHRRFGQVFGPSDPGPR; from the exons ATG GCCGGCATCCTTCGAGCCTGGTCTCAGGCCCCAGCGCTGAGGCTGAGAAGCCCCCTCCCGCCGGGGCTCCGTTGGCACaggaagcccatctcctccaggcggGCGGGCAGCCTGGCTCCCGGAGCCCAGAAGGAGCTGCCCGCCACCACCCGGGGTCCACCCACGGACGACAAGTTCCTCCCCATATACCGGTTCCCGGGCATCAGGCTGTGCGGGTCCCTGTCCCGGCTGAAGGTGCTGCAGACGGCCCTGACGGTCCTGGCGCTGCCGCCCGGCGTCTACCTGTACGCCCGGGGCCTGCTGCCGCCTCAGGCCCTGGCCCTGCTGGGCGGGGGCGCCGGCTTCGCCCTGGCCATGCTCTGCTGGATCAGCTTCTTCCTGCGCCGCCTCGTGGGGTTCATGTACGTGAACGAGGCGGGCACCGTGCTGCGGGTGGCCCACCTGAACTTCTGGGGCCGGCGGCGCGACACCCTTTGCCCCGTGGCCAGCGTGGTGCCCCTGTCGGAGGGCAGTGACCGGCCCCGCGACCTGTTCGTGCGGCTCCGGCGCTACGACGGCGGGCAGACCTTCTACTTCACCCTGCGCTTCGGCCGCGTCTTGGACCACCGGCGCTTCGGCCAAGTCTTCGGCCCTTCGGACCCGGGCCCGCGGTGA